Genomic window (Agrobacterium larrymoorei):
GATCTTGAGCTGGATGATGCGACGATCCAGTTCGTCCAGCTCTTCCGGCTTGGAATCCACCTGCATGCGCAGGCGCGATGCGGCTTCGTCCATCAGGTCGATGGCCTTGTCCGGCAGGAAGCGATCGGTGATGTAGCGGTTCGAAAGGGTCGCAGCCGCAACCAGAGCCGAATCCGAGATACGGACCTTATGGTGCTGCTCGTATTTTTCTTTCAGACCGCGCAGGATCGAGATCGTGTCCTCGACCGTCGGCTCATCAACCAGAACCGGCTGGAAGCGACGGGCAAGGGCTGGATCCTTTTCGACATGCTTGCGGTACTCATCAAGCGTGGTGGCGCCAACGCAGTGCAGTTCGCCGCGTGCCAGGGCAGGCTTCAGGAGGTTGGACGCATCCATGGCGCCATCTGCCTTACCGGCTCCGACCAGCGTGTGCATTTCGTCGATGAAGAGAATGATGCCACCGGCTTCGGCTTGCACCTCGTTCAGCACAGCCTTCAGACGCTCTTCGAACTCACCGCGATACTTCGCACCGGCAATCAGCGCACCCATATCGAGCGCCATCAGCTTCTTGTCTTTCAAGCTTTCCGGCACGTCGCCATTGATGATGCGCAACGCCAAGCCTTCGGCGATCGCCGTTTTACCGACGCCCGGTTCGCCGATGAGCACGGGGTTGTTCTTCGTGCGGCGCGACAGAACCTGGATCGTCCGGCGAATTTCGTCATCGCGACCGATCACCGGATCGAGCTTGCCTTCACGGGCTTCCGCCGTCAGATCGCGAGCAAACTTCTTCAGCGCATCAAAGCCCTGTTCGGCATTGGCGCTATCGGCGGTGCGGCCCTTGCGGATATCGTTGATCGCCTGATTGAGAGCCTGCGCCGTCACACCTGCCTTTTTGAGCGATGCGGATGTCGACGCGGATGTCTCGATAGCAAGCGCCTGAAGCAGCCGCTCGACGGTTACGAAACTGTCGCCTGCTTTTTTCGACAGGTCTTCAGCAGTCGCAAAGACCTTGGCAAGCGGTGCTGTCAGCGAAAGACCGCCGCTGCCACCGGAAACCTTGGGCAGTTTCGCGAGGGCTGCATCATTGGCAAGCCTTGCTTCCTTGGGATCGCCGCCAGCGCGTTCGATCAGCGATGACGCCATGCCCTGATCGTCGTCCAACAACGCCTTCAGCACATGCTCAGCCGAGAATTGCTGATGGTTTTGCGCCAGCGCATAGGTCTGGGCGGATTGAAGAAATCCACGGACCCGCTCTGAGTATTTTTCAATGTTCATATCATAACCTCCTTTGCCGGCCTGCCCGCCTTCGGCACAGATCGGCACATTGGGATTGGAGCCCCCGGAAGCGGCAGACCCCTCTTCGGCATCTCACATGATAGATTTGCAAATGCCGCGTAGCCTTGGCGCGTTTGACCGCCGCGGCTTACCTAGTAAGGATATGGGGGGTGTTTTACGCCTTTAAAGAGCATGCGGCAGCGATGCATGCAAAATTCTGCGGCCCGTTTTCGAAGCAACGGCAAAAGCCGCAGAAGCGACAGGTTCGCAAACCCATCGCGAATGGCGTCAGGCCGCGAGAGCGCGGGCCACGGCAAGGCGGATGTCCGGCAATGCGAAGGGCTTGGGAACGACATCGATGATCTTGGTGACAAGGTCGTCCGCACGCTCACGCTGTTCGGCATAGCCAGTCATCAGCAGGATTTTGAGGTTGGGATATTGCGTCGAGGCACGATGCGCCAGTTCGATCCCGTCCATCACCGGCATTCGGATATCGGACAGGAGAAGATCGAAATCCTGTTCGCTCAGTTTTTCGAACCCTTGCTCGCCATCGGCGGCCTCGTGGGTTTCGTGTCCATCCAGGCGAAGCGCCCGGGCGACAAACGTACGCAGAGCGTCTTCGTCTTCGGTAATGAGAATTCTGGCCATCTTCCATTGCTCCTGGTATTCATTCCAGCGAGCCCAAACTCGGTCATTTCCCTTTGCAATAGGTAAATGACGGCGAGGCCACCGGTGGCATGGTTAACAACCCATGCCACATTTGCGTTCCACCCCATCCATGGCAGACCCGATAACCGATGAGTGAAGACCTGGCAGCAAGAGCTGCGCACAGCGCCGCAATGCGAGAACGCGCCGAAAGGGATATGGCGCGCATGGGTGTCGATGCGGCATTTATTTGCAAACTGGTCGAGACCTTCTACGAGCGTGTCCGTGAGCATGACACGCTCGGACCCGTCTTCGACAACCGGCTTTCAGGCCGCTGGCCGGAGCACATGGAAAAGATGAAGAGCTTCTGGTCTTCCGTTGCCTTCAAGACCGGCGCCTACGGCGGAAAACCGGTCCAGGCGCATATGGGTGTCGGCGGCATGAGCGCCGATCTCTTTCCCCAATGGCTGACCTTGTTTTCCCAAACGCTGGATGAGATCGCGCCGACGAAGGAAGCGCGTGACTGGTTCATGCAGACCGCGGAGCGCATCGCCAGAAGCCTGACGCTCTCCCTCTTCTACAACCCTGCCTTTGACGATCCGACACTTAAAGCCTGACCGGGTTGCCGATCTCAACTTGAGGTTACTCAAGGCTGGCCGAAATATCACCACTATTGTCTTGAAGGCTGCAATCGGACGTGGTTATTACATTGGCGGGAGGCGTACCAAGCGGTTCGCCGAAGCTTCAGTCAAGGCAATCAGTGATGGATCGCAGATCGTTTATCAGAAACGCAGGTGCCGCAGGCGCAGGCGTCACAGCAGCAGCCCTCGCAGCACCGGCTATCGCGCAGGAAAACCCGCAGATCACATGGCGTATGACCTCCTCCTTTACCAAGGGGCTGGATATTCTCTTTGGCGCCGGTCAGCTGGTTGCCGATCATGTGAAGGAAGCTTCGGGCGGTAACTTCGTCATCCAGCATTTCGCAGGCGGCGAAATCGTCCCGGCCCTCCAGGCGGCAGACGCAGTCAGCGCCGGAACGGTCGAGATGGCCCACACCTGCTCCTATTACTATGTCGGCAAAGACCCGACTTTCGCGCTCGGAACTGCCATCCCCTTCGGCCTCAATGCGCGCCAGACCAATGCCTGGTTCAATCAGGCTGGTGGCAACGATCTGCTGAACGCTTTTTTTGCCAAGCACAACATCTATTCCATCCTGCTCGGCAATACGGGCGCGCAGATGGGCGGCTGGTTCCGCAAGGAAATCAACACCATCGATGACCTCAAAGGCTTGAAGATGCGCATCGCCGGACTTGCCGGCCAGGTCATGCAGAAGGTCGGCGTCACTCCCCAGCAGATCGCTGGCGGTGACGTCTATGCCGCTCTTGAAAAGGGCACGATCGACGCAACGGAGTTCGTCGGCCCTTATGACGACCAGAAGCTCGGCTTCTACAAGGTCGCCAAATATTACTACTACCCCGCTTGGTGGGAGGGTGGCCCTGCCGTTCACGCCTTCATCAATCTGGAGAAGTATAACGGCCTGCCGGAAAACTATAAGCGCATCCTGAAAGACGCCTGCGCCGCCGGAAACGCCTATATGCTGGAACGCTATGACGCGCAGAACCCGAAGGCGCTCAAGGAACTCGTGGCACAAGGCGCAATCCTTCGCCCCTTCAGCCAGGAAATCCTCGACGTATGCCATAAGGCCGCAGTCGAAACCTATGCCGGCATTTCCTCGGTGAACCCAGACTTCAAAACCATTTACGAAAGCCAGCAGGCCTTCAAGAAAGACGCCTATCTCTGGGCGCAGATCGCCGAATACACCTACGACACCTACATGATGATCCAGCAGCGCAACGGCACGCTCTAAGCATCGTCTAGGCACCCAACGTAAAGCCATCCGTCGAGCGCGGATGGCATTTTTTGTTTTCAGGCCAAATGAAAAGGGGCGCGACTTTCATCACGCCCCTTCTTTATTTTCTGGCTTCAGAAATCAGACGAGATCGAAGCGGTCGGCGTTCATCACCTTGTTCCAGGCAGCAACGAAGTCCTTGGTGAACTTGCGTCCGGCATCCGCAGAGGCATAGACCTCGGCGAAGGCGCGAAGCTGCGAGTGCGAACCGAAGATCAGATCGACGCGCGTGCCGGTCCACTTGACTGCATTGGTGTTGCGATCGCGGCCCTCGTAGACGCCCTTTTCGCCAGCGACAGGAGCCCACTGGGTGCTCATGTCGAGAAGGTTGACGAAGAAGTCGTTCGTCAGCACTTCAGGACGGTCGGTAAAGACGCCATGCTCTGGCTTGCCGACGTTGAGAACGCGAAGACCGCCGAGCAGAGCCGTCATTTCAGGGCCGGTCAGGGTCAGCAGGTGAGCACGGTCGATCAGCGCTTCCTCTGCCTTCATGAACTGATGGCGCTTCTCGTTGACATAGTTGCGGAAGCCATCGACGCGCGGCTCGAGTGCGGCGAAGGATGCTACATCCGTCTGCTCCTGTGAGGCATCGGCACGGCCAGGCGTGAACGGAACGACCACATCCTGTCCGCCAGCCTTTGCGGCCTTCTCGATACCGGCAGCACCTGCCAGCACGATGAGGTCGGCAAGCGAAATCTGCTTGCCGCCCGTCTGGGCCGCATTGAAGTCACGCTGCACGCCTTCGAGAACCGACAGAACCTTTGCAAGCTGCTCGGGCTGGTTTGCTTCCCAGTTCTTCTGTGGCTCCAGGCGAATGCGCGCGCCATTGGCACCGCCACGCTTGTCCGAACCGCGGAAGGAAGAAGCGGATGCCCAGGCAGTGGACACCAGTTCCTGAACCGAAAGACCGGTCGCCAGAACCTTTGCCTTCAATTCGGCGATGTCCTGATCGTCGATCAGCGGATGGTTTACAGCCGGAACGACGTCCTGCCAGATCAGATCCTCTGCCGGAACTTCCGGGCCGAGATAGCGGACCTTCGGACCCATATCGCGATGGGTCAACTTGAACCATGCGCGTGCGAAGGCATCGGCAAACTGTTCCGGGTGCTCCAGGAAGCGACGCGAAATCTTCTCATATTCCGGGTCGAAACGCAGCGACAGGTCTGTCGTCAGCATGGTCGGCAGCTTTTTCTTCGAAGGATCGAAGGCATCCGGAATGGATGGCTCCGCGTTCTTCGCCACCCACTGCTTGGCGCCCGCCGGGCTCGTGGTCAGTTCCCACTCGAAATTGAAGAGGTTTTCGAAGAAGTAGTTGCTCCACTGGGTCGGGGTCTGCGTCCAGGTCACTTCCGGTCCGCCGGTGATGGCATCCTTGCCAACGCCCGTGCCGAACTTGCTCTTCCAGCCAAGGCCCTGGTCTTCGAGTGCGCCACCTTCAGGCTCTGCGCCGATCAGCGAGGGGTCGCCAGCGCCATGCGTCTTGCCGAAGGTGTGGCCGCCTGCAATGAGAGCAACCGTTTCTTCGTCATTC
Coding sequences:
- a CDS encoding response regulator, coding for MARILITEDEDALRTFVARALRLDGHETHEAADGEQGFEKLSEQDFDLLLSDIRMPVMDGIELAHRASTQYPNLKILLMTGYAEQRERADDLVTKIIDVVPKPFALPDIRLAVARALAA
- a CDS encoding group III truncated hemoglobin, which gives rise to MSEDLAARAAHSAAMRERAERDMARMGVDAAFICKLVETFYERVREHDTLGPVFDNRLSGRWPEHMEKMKSFWSSVAFKTGAYGGKPVQAHMGVGGMSADLFPQWLTLFSQTLDEIAPTKEARDWFMQTAERIARSLTLSLFYNPAFDDPTLKA
- a CDS encoding TRAP transporter substrate-binding protein, with amino-acid sequence MDRRSFIRNAGAAGAGVTAAALAAPAIAQENPQITWRMTSSFTKGLDILFGAGQLVADHVKEASGGNFVIQHFAGGEIVPALQAADAVSAGTVEMAHTCSYYYVGKDPTFALGTAIPFGLNARQTNAWFNQAGGNDLLNAFFAKHNIYSILLGNTGAQMGGWFRKEINTIDDLKGLKMRIAGLAGQVMQKVGVTPQQIAGGDVYAALEKGTIDATEFVGPYDDQKLGFYKVAKYYYYPAWWEGGPAVHAFINLEKYNGLPENYKRILKDACAAGNAYMLERYDAQNPKALKELVAQGAILRPFSQEILDVCHKAAVETYAGISSVNPDFKTIYESQQAFKKDAYLWAQIAEYTYDTYMMIQQRNGTL
- the katG gene encoding catalase/peroxidase HPI: MDNPNASAGKCPVAHSSPRGRGNRDWWPDQLDIQKLHQHSNLSDPMGKDFDYAEAFKSLDLQAVKNDLHALMTDSQDWWPADFGHYGGLFIRMAWHSAGTYRITDGRGGAGMGQQRFAPLNSWPDNANLDKARRLLWPIKQKYGNKISWADLMILTGNVALESMGFKTFGFAGGRADVWEPEELYWGPEGTWLGDERYSGERQLSEPLGAVQMGLIYVNPEGPNGNPDPVAAARDIRETFARMAMNDEETVALIAGGHTFGKTHGAGDPSLIGAEPEGGALEDQGLGWKSKFGTGVGKDAITGGPEVTWTQTPTQWSNYFFENLFNFEWELTTSPAGAKQWVAKNAEPSIPDAFDPSKKKLPTMLTTDLSLRFDPEYEKISRRFLEHPEQFADAFARAWFKLTHRDMGPKVRYLGPEVPAEDLIWQDVVPAVNHPLIDDQDIAELKAKVLATGLSVQELVSTAWASASSFRGSDKRGGANGARIRLEPQKNWEANQPEQLAKVLSVLEGVQRDFNAAQTGGKQISLADLIVLAGAAGIEKAAKAGGQDVVVPFTPGRADASQEQTDVASFAALEPRVDGFRNYVNEKRHQFMKAEEALIDRAHLLTLTGPEMTALLGGLRVLNVGKPEHGVFTDRPEVLTNDFFVNLLDMSTQWAPVAGEKGVYEGRDRNTNAVKWTGTRVDLIFGSHSQLRAFAEVYASADAGRKFTKDFVAAWNKVMNADRFDLV